From Treponema sp. OMZ 787:
AACATATTTTTTAAGAAAAACCTAGTCCTTCTTTCTTTTTTTTGATATAATCTTTTTATGGTGGATTTACACACTCATTCAACAGCATCCGATGGAACATTTACCCCCTCAGAACTTGCAGCTGCCGTTAAAAAAGAGGGAATTTCGGCCTTTGCATTGACGGATCACGATATTTTAATCGGCTTAGATGAGGCTGCGGAAGAAGCTAAGAGGCATGGCATAATTTTTATACGAGGTGTAGAAATAAGCGTTAAGTGGAGCCCCGGAGAGCTTCATTTATTGGGGCTTGATTTACGCAAAGATTCTCATGAGCTGAATATGCTCTTACAGGATTTGCAGGATGAAAGAATCAACAGAAATCAAAGAATGGCCGAAAAATTAAAAAAAGCAGGTTTCGATATTTCATATGAAAAGGTCAGAGACTTTGCAGGCGGAGATAAGGGCTTAGGAAGACCCCATTTTGCGGCCTACATGGCAGTCCATAAAATGGTCAAAAAAAATCAGGAGGCCTTTGATAAGTATTTTGCCAAGGGGCGGCCTTTTTTTGAAGAAAAAGAAAATGCCGGCCTTGCTGAGGCAATTTCGGCCGTAAAATCGGCAGGCGGAATTCCTGTCTTAGCCCATCCAATGTCCCTATATTTATCTTGGTCTTCTCTCCCCGATGTTATAGCCGATTTTAAAAGGCAGGGCCTTGTAGGACTTGAAGCGTGGAATTCTTCGACAAAGTACAATGATTGTAAGCGGTTAGAAAAACTGGCGGCCTCACTTGATATGCCCGTAACTGCGGGAAGCGACTTTCATGGAACAATCCGAAAAGACAGAAAACTAGGAGAAAGCTCAAAAAACGGCATAAAGATTGAAGACCGCTTTTATGAAAATTTAAGAACTATTCATCCTGACCTTCCGCCTCTGCCTATAGCTAAATAGGCCTTTATTAGAAGATTAAAATTATGCAAAAAGAAATCGTAAAAACAAAAAAGATGGTTTTCGGTGCCTCATGTATAGCGGACTTAAAGGACGGCAAGACCGTTTTTATTCCTTATTCCCTCCCTGATGAGGTCTTGGAAATTTCAATCGTAAAGGAACATAAAAATTATACCGAGGGAAAAATCGAAAAAATTTTAGAAAGATCTCCCCATAGGGTAGAACCGAAATGCCCTCACTTTTATACTTGCGGCGGCTGCAATCTTCAAACGGCTGATGACGAGTATCAGCATTTTCTGCGTAAATCAATGGCGCTTGAAGCCCTTGACAGGGCTTTAAACTCTAATTTTAATTCTAGTAATAGTATTTTTGTAAGCGGCCCGGATTGGGAATATCGATCCCGCTTTCAGTTTTACGTTGACAAGGACGGCTCTCTTTCTTTAAAAGAAAATAAAAGCTCCGATTCGGTAAAGATAAGGGATTGTCCTGTTGCGGTAACTGCAATAAGAAACCTTTTAAAATCTGATTTAAAAGAATATGAGCCGAATTCCAGAGTCCACATTTTTTCGGACGGAGAAAAAATTTTTACCGAAAAAAATGCAAAAGACTGTGAGGTGCAGATTGCAGGGAAGAAGATAAAATTTAATCCCTTGGGCTTTTTTCAATCGAATTTAAAGATGACCGAAAAACTGATAAACATGATTTTTGAACATACGGAAATTGCAGGCCGTATTTTAGATTTTTATTCTGGTGTAGGAACCTTTTCTCTCTTTGCTTATGATAAGGCAAAAGAAATTCATCTTGTCGAGCATAATAAACACGCCCTCGCCTATGCTAAGGAAAATTTTGAAGTAAATAAAACTTCTGCATCAAAGGGAATTGAAGGAACCTTCAAAGATAAAAGCTCAGAGCCTAAAACTTTTTATCATGGCTTGGACGGAAAAAACTGGGCAAAGACTAAGGAAGCAAAACTCAAATTCGATACGGTCTTTATAGACCCGCCGAGGAGCGGCATAGACAAGGAAGCCCTATCTTGGCTTTGCTCAAGCGGCACAGACCAAATTTCTTATATTTCCTGCGACCCGGTAACCTTCGCCCGTGATACTGCGAAGCTTCTTTTGTCAGGCTACAAATTAGAAAAACATTTTTTATTCGATTTTTATCCTCAAACACACCATATCGAAACTTTAGGTGTTTTTAGGAAGGCTTGATTAAACCTTGACAAAATATATTATATACATTACCATGTGTATGAGGAGGTGTATTATGCGAACAAATATAGTTTTAAATGATGCCTTGGTCGAGGAAGCTTTTAAGTATTCAACTGAAATTCATACAAAAAAAGAACTTATCGAAACAGCTTTAAAAGAATATGTCCAAAATCGTAAAATCAAAGATTTGAGAGAGTTAAAAGGTAAAATATTTTTTTCGGAAGATTATAACTATAAAGAAATGCGGGCAGGAAAATGATTTTAGTTGATACCTCTGTTTTGATAAGCTATTTGAAAAATCAAAATAATGAATCAAATTCCAAATTTGAATATATTTTAGAAAGACGACTCCCCTATGGTATAAATCTATTTATTTATCAAGAAATTTTACAGGGTGCCAGAAATATTAAAGAGTATAACTTGCTCAAAAAGTATTTCGAAACAATTCCCCTATATCACTTGAGATATGGTCAAGATTCCTATGAAAACGCTGCAATGATAAACTTAAAATGCAGACAAAGAGGTATAACCATTAGAAGTACGATAGATTTGCTTATAGCAGAAACAGCAATTGAAAATGATTTATACTTATTACATAACGATAATGATTTTACAAATATGGCAAAAGTTATAAAAGAGTTAAAACTATATAATTAAGATTTTACATTATCAATTCCCTCATGCCCGACTATAGACAAATCTTTCAAAACAAGTTACAATCAAAATGGTCATTAAAATATAAATTTTTTATAGCCAAAGAATCAAATTAGGAGGTCGCTCTGATGATAGCTTTATACATTGCTCTGGTCATAACGGTTATTGTTTTATTTTCGATAGCCGTTGTAGTGCCGGAACAGGAAAGTTATGTTATTGAAAGACTTGGAAAATATTCGCGGACTCTCACCGCAGGTTTCCATATTTTAGCACCCTTTATAGACAGGATTGCCTATAAGCAAAACTTAAAGGAAGAAGCCTTGGATGTAGATCCGCAAGTTTGTATTACGGCCGATAATGTTCAGGTACAGGTTGACGGAATTCTCTACCTAAAGATTTTTGATCCGGTTAAGGCCAGCTACGGAATCGACAATTACCGCTATGCAGTTGCTCAGCTTGCAAAGACAACTATGCGAAGCGAAATAGGAAAGCTGGAACTTGATAGAACCTTTTGCGGAAGAGAAGGCCTAAACGATAATATTGTAAAGGCTTTAGACGAGGCTTCCGACAACTGGGGCATAAAGGTTACCCGTTACGAAATACGGGATATCACACCCACCCGCACAATCCTCGAAGCTATGGAAAGACAGATGAGGGCCGAACGCGAAAAACGGGCCAACATTCTTTCGAGTGAGGGAAAACAGCAATCTCGCATAAATATTTCTTTGGGTAAAAAGCAGGAAGCCATAAACAAGGCTATGGGCGAAAAACAACGAAGGATCAATCTCGCTGAAGGACGCTCAAAGGCTATCGAGATAACGAGTAATGCGACAGCCGAAGGCTTGCGTTTAATTGCAGAGGCTCTTTCTCAGCCGGGAGGAAAAACAGCTATGGGAATCCGCCTAGCCGAAAACTATATTCAAAGATTTGAACACATTATCAAAAAATCAAATGTTTCTGTTTACCCAGAAAATATTGCAGGCCTAGCAGCTTTTACCGATATTATTAAAAATTCCGGAAAAGAAATGAAGAACTTAGAGGGAGGTAGAAATGCTTAATTTTATAATCCCGTCTGTTATTACGGCTGTCATTGCAATAGTTTTTATTGTTGCTCTTTTTAGAAGCATCCGAATTGTTCCGCACAAGGTTGCTTTAATTGTAGAACGCTTAGGAAAATACCACACAACCTTGGATGCAGGCTTCCACATTCTGTTTCCATTTTTGGATAGGGTAAAATACAAGCAGAATTTAAAGGAACAGGCTATCGATGTTCCGGCCCAAGACTGTTTTACCAAGGACAATGTTCAGGTACGCATTGACGGAATTCTCTATCTACAAGTATTCGATCCGATCAAGGCAAGCTACGGTATACGGGATTACCGCTATGCAACAATTCTTCTTGCACAGACAACCATGCGTTCGGTGGTAGGACAGCTTGATTTGGATGACACCTTTGAAGCCCGCGAACAGATAAACGCTCAGGTCGTAAAGGCCGTGGATGAGGCTTCAGATCCTTGGGGCGTAAAAGTTACGCGCTACGAAATTCAAAACATAAGAGTTTCCGACTCTATCATGGATGCAATGGAAAACCAGATGAAGGCCGAACGCGAAAAGCGGGCCGAAATAGCTCACTCCGTCGGAGAGATGGAAACGGTTATTAACCTTTCGAGAGCCGCTTATGAAGAAGCCGTAAACATAAGCGAGGGCGAAAAAGAAAGAATGATAAATGAAGCGGAAGGACAAGCCCGAGAAATTGTTGCCGTTGCCGAAGCTACAGCTGAGGGTATTAAAAAGATTGCCGCTTCTACCCAAATTCAAGGCGGTATGGAAGCTGCAAAGCTTACCGTTTCTCAAGAATGGATAAACGCTTTAAGTTCTATAGATGAAAAAACAAAGATTATTATGTCGGCAGATCTTACAGATATAAAGAAGATGACCATAGACATGGCCGAAGAAATAATCCAATAATTTTTATGCACTGCAGGACTTCTGCAGTGCATTTTCTTTTTACCTGCACAAAATTTTATAAGAGTCTTATGGGGGCAAAATGTTCAATCTAAAAAAAAGCAGTTTTATTTTTTTTACATTAATTTTTATAATATCTTGTTCAAATAAACAGATTGAATTTACCGGAAAATATTTAACATACACAAACACACAAGAAGGTTATGACATCGATTACCCTTCAGAAATTTTAAAACCGGTAGAAGGCTCTCATCCGCAACAAGTATTTATAAGTGATGACGGAACCGTAAACTTATCTGTTTCAGTTTTGAATATAGAAGAATCCGGCCCTGAGTTTATTTTTAAAACAGCCGAAATTCTTGAAAAAAAAGAAGCGGAAAATTTTACGGTAAGCGATAAAAACATAGGCCGCGACGGATTTATTTTAAAAGGCTACTCAAAAAACAAAATGTTTTTTTGTCAGACTCTTGCTATAAACGAAAAGTTTTATACAATCAGATTCGAATATAACAAAAAAGATTATGACACATATTGGGATATTTTAACCCATATAATAGACTCTTTTGAGTTGACTTCAGCTTCTCTCACTCATACAAATACTTACGATGAAGGAACACTGATTTCATTTGCGTTTTCGTTTTTATCGAATGTGTACTGGGAAAACAACTTTAATCTTCTATTAAAAAACTCAAGTCCCAAATTAGCTGATTTTATACATCCGGAATACGGAGTAAGGCGTTTTTATAATCCGGGCCCTCAAGTCTTACTTTTTTCGGCAGAAGAAAATTTCGGCTTTGATGAAAGCACCGATTTTTCTACAACACCCTCAGCAAATAAGTTTGGAGGCTCAATTCCTTTTTATGACAAAATGCCAGGCGGAGGCCTTTGTGAAAAATCAAACGATAAAGACGGAGTATATTGTGCAGTCGTAAAAGAGCTCCCTAAAGCTGTTGATCCTAAAAGTTTTCAAAACGGAGAAATAAAAGAATTAAAAATAAGCCTCCCCAAAAACTACAAGGCTGTCTTAAAAATCGCAGTTTTGGATGAGGGTTTTATAAAAAACACATTTTATTTTTTCGACATTGAAGATAAATGGTTTTTGCTATTTGTAGATGACAGTGACTGCTCGGCTTAGGGTAATTCCCAAAATTCTTTTATAGTTTTCTTGACTTTTACACTAAAAAACCTTATTTTAATTCTGTAAGAGCCTTGAAACAGTTCACTAAGGTATTGATAAAGGCGGATTGCAATTAATTTTTTGGAGGCCCAACATGAATGTTAAAGTTGAAGATTCTGCGAGAGATAAAATCAAAGAAAAAAATACCGACTCGGTTTATTGTGCACTTCAAATGTGCGCTTCTTGAGGGGGTACGAGATTAGAACCGACCGTGTATGTCGGCGTGCCCAATAATTTAGGTAATTTCGATAAATTTGAGGACAACGGAATTACCGTTTACGTTAAAAAGGGAACACCCTCTGTTAACGGAACATTGACGATTACAGTCGGATCATTTTTATGGTTCGAAAAGCTAATGGTTGACGGAATGATCTAAGAATCAAAAATCGGTAAGATAAAAATCTTACCGATTTTTTTATTGTCTGCTAAATTCAATTCTACTTTGAGACCTTCCTAACTTTGAAAAGTAAGTCCCTATCGTAAAATAAAGAAGAAGAAATAAGAAAAGCATTCCGATATTTTTCCAATCAATAGACAAATTAATTTGAGTAAATTCGTTTGAACTTACATAATAGTATGTCGGGAAAAGGCGGGAAATATTTACAATAAAATCCGGCAGCAATTCTTGTTCGACAAAAACGCCCGAAATAAAAGCCAATGAAAGAGGAAGAACTGTACCGATTATACCCATAACCGAACCCTTTTTTAAAAAAGAGTTAAACATAAAAGTTAGAGCCAAAACAACGGCAGTATATATTAGAGCATTAAATGCATAGAATAAAAGAGGGATATTTTCTAACCTGTTAATATTTGTAATAACTGC
This genomic window contains:
- a CDS encoding PHP domain-containing protein, with the translated sequence MVDLHTHSTASDGTFTPSELAAAVKKEGISAFALTDHDILIGLDEAAEEAKRHGIIFIRGVEISVKWSPGELHLLGLDLRKDSHELNMLLQDLQDERINRNQRMAEKLKKAGFDISYEKVRDFAGGDKGLGRPHFAAYMAVHKMVKKNQEAFDKYFAKGRPFFEEKENAGLAEAISAVKSAGGIPVLAHPMSLYLSWSSLPDVIADFKRQGLVGLEAWNSSTKYNDCKRLEKLAASLDMPVTAGSDFHGTIRKDRKLGESSKNGIKIEDRFYENLRTIHPDLPPLPIAK
- a CDS encoding class I SAM-dependent RNA methyltransferase encodes the protein MQKEIVKTKKMVFGASCIADLKDGKTVFIPYSLPDEVLEISIVKEHKNYTEGKIEKILERSPHRVEPKCPHFYTCGGCNLQTADDEYQHFLRKSMALEALDRALNSNFNSSNSIFVSGPDWEYRSRFQFYVDKDGSLSLKENKSSDSVKIRDCPVAVTAIRNLLKSDLKEYEPNSRVHIFSDGEKIFTEKNAKDCEVQIAGKKIKFNPLGFFQSNLKMTEKLINMIFEHTEIAGRILDFYSGVGTFSLFAYDKAKEIHLVEHNKHALAYAKENFEVNKTSASKGIEGTFKDKSSEPKTFYHGLDGKNWAKTKEAKLKFDTVFIDPPRSGIDKEALSWLCSSGTDQISYISCDPVTFARDTAKLLLSGYKLEKHFLFDFYPQTHHIETLGVFRKA
- a CDS encoding type II toxin-antitoxin system VapB family antitoxin; protein product: MRTNIVLNDALVEEAFKYSTEIHTKKELIETALKEYVQNRKIKDLRELKGKIFFSEDYNYKEMRAGK
- a CDS encoding PIN domain nuclease, translated to MILVDTSVLISYLKNQNNESNSKFEYILERRLPYGINLFIYQEILQGARNIKEYNLLKKYFETIPLYHLRYGQDSYENAAMINLKCRQRGITIRSTIDLLIAETAIENDLYLLHNDNDFTNMAKVIKELKLYN
- a CDS encoding SPFH domain-containing protein encodes the protein MIALYIALVITVIVLFSIAVVVPEQESYVIERLGKYSRTLTAGFHILAPFIDRIAYKQNLKEEALDVDPQVCITADNVQVQVDGILYLKIFDPVKASYGIDNYRYAVAQLAKTTMRSEIGKLELDRTFCGREGLNDNIVKALDEASDNWGIKVTRYEIRDITPTRTILEAMERQMRAEREKRANILSSEGKQQSRINISLGKKQEAINKAMGEKQRRINLAEGRSKAIEITSNATAEGLRLIAEALSQPGGKTAMGIRLAENYIQRFEHIIKKSNVSVYPENIAGLAAFTDIIKNSGKEMKNLEGGRNA
- a CDS encoding SPFH domain-containing protein, with protein sequence MLNFIIPSVITAVIAIVFIVALFRSIRIVPHKVALIVERLGKYHTTLDAGFHILFPFLDRVKYKQNLKEQAIDVPAQDCFTKDNVQVRIDGILYLQVFDPIKASYGIRDYRYATILLAQTTMRSVVGQLDLDDTFEAREQINAQVVKAVDEASDPWGVKVTRYEIQNIRVSDSIMDAMENQMKAEREKRAEIAHSVGEMETVINLSRAAYEEAVNISEGEKERMINEAEGQAREIVAVAEATAEGIKKIAASTQIQGGMEAAKLTVSQEWINALSSIDEKTKIIMSADLTDIKKMTIDMAEEIIQ
- a CDS encoding CC/Se motif family (seleno)protein; translated protein: MNVKVEDSARDKIKEKNTDSVYCALQMCASUGGTRLEPTVYVGVPNNLGNFDKFEDNGITVYVKKGTPSVNGTLTITVGSFLWFEKLMVDGMI